A window of the Gossypium hirsutum isolate 1008001.06 chromosome A05, Gossypium_hirsutum_v2.1, whole genome shotgun sequence genome harbors these coding sequences:
- the LOC107957734 gene encoding probable helicase DDB_G0274399 isoform X2, translated as MGSRGRLLFDLNEPPAEDDEESDRGICIQPQKALPSANPHATDLFVTSSGSQRIANNHAFSHASTGSGFQPFIRPKVSPSPEVGVEPKRTGDQNSNLASSSSRSNISGEIKSQVAASFVSGSANAQAMEREEGEWSDAEGTADAYGNFCMHEEVKASQEQGVQELESNALGVTVESVSAAENSHSPLRLEQHLNEQKGNSVQIAEGDSKDNISVDGQEEPVLVPKQREVKGIEASHALKFANNPVKRKIDQQKEAMLGKKRNRKTMFLNLEDVKQAGPIKTSTPRRQNFPTPVITRTVKEVRTNPQSGERAGEKQGQPINEDQKQVDLPCNDGINPAVELFDHKSECDGDTSSGLLARPRRLNSDTELSEAHLPPIPRQSSWKQPDSRQLKNMQFSNRKPAPVNQSSVDTKMVNKKHLPSKKTTATSTPYQDTSVERLIREVTSEKFWHHPEDTDLQCVPGRFESVEDYVRVFEPLLFEECRAQLYSTWEELTESASRDTHIMVRIKNIERRERGWYDVIVLPANECKWVFKEGDVAVLSAPRPGSVRNKRNSSTIEEDEDTEVNGRVVGTVRRHIPLDTRDPIGAIVHFYVGDSYDSSSKVDDDHILRKLQPRSLWYLTVLGSLATTQREYVALHAFCRLNSQMQTAILKPSPDHFPKYEQQSPAMPECFTPNFIDYLHRTFNGPQLAAIQWAATHTAAGTSSGVTKRQEPWPFTLVQGPPGTGKTHTVWGMLNVIHLVQYQHYYTSLLKKLAPESYKQANESNPDNVAMGSIDEVLQNMDQNLFRTLPKLCPKPRMLVCAPSNAATDELLARVLDRGFIDGEMKIYRPDVARVGVDSQTRAAQAVSVERRTEQLLLKNRDEIFGHIQTLKAREAMLSQQIATLQRELTAAAVTVRSQGSVGVDPEILLARDQNRDVLLQNLAAVVESRDKVLVEMSRLLILEAKFRVGSNFNLEGARANLEASFANEAEIVFTTVSSSGRKLFSRLTHGFDMVVIDEAAQASEVAILPPLSLGAARCVLVGDPQQLPATVISKAAGTLLYSRSLFERFQQAGCPTRLLSVQYRMHPQIRDFPSRYFYQGRLIDSESVANLPDEVYYKDPLLKPYLFYDITHGRESHRGGSVSYQNVHEAVFCLRLYEYLQKTLKSLGVPKITVGIITPYKLQLKCLQREFESVLRTEEGKRDIYINTVDAFQGQERDVIIMSCVRASSHGVGFVADIRRMNVALTRARRALWVMGNASALVQSDDWAALIADAKARNCYMDMDSLPKDFTKDLLPKEFSGPRGLYSPSQGKASNMRGLRSAGPRHRSLDMHMESRSGTPSEDEDKSGTTVISRNGNYRPFKSPLDTFLDDFHPSGDKSREAWQYGILKKQNSAGTMGKRES; from the exons ATGGGCTCTCGAGGAAGACTATTATTTGATCTTAATGAACCTCCCGCCGAAGACGATGAGGAGAGTGATCGAGGTATCTGCATCCAGCCACAAAAGGCACTTCCATCAGCAAATCCCCATGCTACTGACTTGTTTGTGACATCATCAGGTTCTCAACGAATAGCAAATAACCATGCATTCTCACATGCATCTACTGGCTCAGGTTTTCAGCCTTTTATTCGGCCTAAAGTTTCTCCTAGCCCTGAAGTAGGTGTTGAACCCAAAAGAACAGGCGATCAGAATTCTAATTTGGCGTCGTCTTCTTCAAGGTCAAATATTAGTGGGGAGATAAAATCACAAGTAGCAGCTTCATTTGTTTCAGGTTCTGCAAATGCTCAGGCCATGGAAAGAGAAGAAGGTGAATGGTCTGATGCTGAGGGGACTGCTGATGCATATGGAAACTTTTGTATGCATGAAGAGGTTAAAGCTTCTCAAGAACAAGGTGTACAGGAATTGGAGTCTAATGCTTTAGGTGTGACTGTTGAAAGTGTTAGTGCAGCTGAAAACAGTCATTCTCCATTAAGACTGGAGCAACATCTGAATGAACAGAAGGGCAACAGTGTCCAAATTGCAGAAGGTGACAGTAAAGATAATATATCTGTTGATGGTCAAGAAGAACCTGTGTTGGTGCCAAAACAGAGAGAAGTTAAAGGAATTGAAGCAAGTCATGCGCTGAAGTTTGCAAATAATCCTGTAAAGAGGAAGATAGACCAACAGAAAGAAGCAATGCTGGGAAAGAAACGGAATAGGAAGACCATGTTTCTTAATTTGGAAGATGTCAAACAAGCTGGTCCTATCAAAACGTCTACTCCAAGAAGGCAGAACTTTCCAACACCAGTTATCACACGTACTGTGAAAGAAGTTCGCACTAATCCTCAATCTGGTGAACGTGCTGGAGAAAAGCAAGGTCAGCCAATAAATGAGGATCAGAAGCAAGTTGATTTACCATGTAATGATGGAATTAACCCTGCAGTCGAGTTATTTGATCATAAGTCTGAATGTGATGGTGATACCAGTTCTGGACTACTTGCCAGGCCTAGGAGGTTAAATAGTGACACTGAACTTTCAGAGGCTCATCTACCTCCCATACCAAGACAGAGTTCATGGAAGCAACCTGATTCGAGGCAGCTTAAGAATATGCAGTTTTCTAATAGAAAGCCAGCTCCAGTCAACCAAAGCTCTGTGGACACCAAGATGGTAAATAAGAAACATCTTCCTTCTAAAAAGACAACTGCTACCAGTACACCGTATCAGGACACATCTGTGGAACGCCTTATACGAGAGGTGACCAGTGAAAAGTTTTGGCATCACCCAG AGGATACTGATCTCCAGTGCGTTCCTGGGCGGTTTGAATCTGTAGAAGATTATGTCAGAGTATTTGAGCCTCTACTTTTTGAGGAATGTCGTGCACAACTGTACAGCACATGGGAAGAGTTAACTGAATCAGCTTCAAGAGATACACATATAATGGTCCGCATCAAAAACATTGAACGGCGAGAAAGAG GATGGTATGATGTGATCGTTCTTCCTGCTAATGAATGTAAGTGGGTATTTAAGGAGGGTGATGTTGCAGTTCTATCAGCTCCAAGGCCTGGATCAG TTAGAAACAAGCGCAACTCATCTacaattgaagaagatgaagacaCTGAGGTTAATGGACGTGTGGTTGGAACTGTTAGGCGGCACATACCCCTTGATACTCGTGATCCTATTGGTGCAATTGTTCACTTTTATGTTGGTGATTCCTATGATTCAAGCAG CAAGGTTGATGATGATCACATTCTGAGGAAACTTCAACCTAGGTCGCTTTGGTATCTGACAGTTCTTGGATCTCTTGCAACGACCCAGCGTGAGTATGTGGCATTGCATGCATTTTGTCGTCTTAATTCTCAG ATGCAAACTGCTATCCTTAAACCTAGCCCAGATCACTTCCCAAAATATGAGCAGCAATCTCCAGCTATGCCTGAATGCTTCACaccaaattttattgattatttacATAGGACCTTTAATGGGCCTCAGCTTGCAGCAATCCAGTGGGCAGCTACACATACAGCTGCTGGAACAAGTAGTGGGGTGACAAAGAGACAAGAGCCATGGCCTTTCACCCTTGTTCAAGGGCCTCCAGGAACTGGCAAGACACATACAGTCTGGGGGATGCTAAATGTCATTCATCTGGTTCAATATCAGCACTACTATACCTCCTTGCTAAAGAAATTAGCACCTGAGAGCTATAAACAAGCTAATGAGAGTAATCCTGATAACGTTGCAATGGGATCGATTGATGAAGTCCTCCAGAACATGGACCAGAATCTTTTCCGCACCCTTCCTAAACTCTGCCCAAAACCTAGAATGCTGGTTTGTGCTCCTTCTAATGCTGCAACTGATGAGCTTCTTGCCCGTGTTCTTGATCGAGGATTTATTGATGGTGAGATGAAAATCTACCGTCCTGATGTGGCCCGAGTTGGGGTAGACTCTCAAACACGGGCTGCTCAGGCAGTTTCTGTTGAGCGGAGAACTGAACAACTTCTACTCAAGAACCGTGATGAAATTTTTGGACATATTCAGACTTTAAAGGCTCGTGAAGCCATGTTATCTCAGCAGATTGCTACTCTTCAAAGGGAACTTACTGCTGCAGCTGTTACTGTTCGGTCCCAAGGTTCTGTTGGTGTTGATCCTGAAATTCTTCTTGCTCGGGATCAGAACCGAGATGTACTGTTGCAGAACTTGGCTGCAGTTGTTGAAAGCAGAGATAAGGTTCTAGTTGAGATGTCTCGCCTTCTCATTTTAGAAGCTAAGTTCCGTGTTGGCAGTAACTTCAACTTGGAAGGAGCCCGTGCTAATCTTGAGGCTAGTTTTGCCAATGAGGCTGAGATTGTATTTACTACTGTCTCAAGTAGTGGGCGTAAATTATTCTCTCGCCTTACTCATGGTTTTGATATGGTTGTAATTGATGAGGCTGCTCAAGCCAGTGAAGTTGCAATACTTCCTCCCCTCTCTCTTGGTGCAGCAAGATGTGTACTTGTTGGGGATCCCCAGCAACTCCCTGCAACTGTCATCAGCAAGGCTGCTGGGACCCTCCTATACAGTAGAAGCCTTTTTGAAAGGTTCCAGCAAGCAGGGTGCCCAACAAGGTTGTTATCTGTGCAATATAGGATGCATCCCCAGATCAGGGATTTCCCATCTAGGTACTTCTATCAAGGACGTCTTATTGATAGTGAAAGTGTTGCCAACTTACCTGACGAGGTTTACTACAAGGACCCTTTGCTTAaaccttatttattttatgatattactCATGGCCGAGAGTCCCATAGAGGTGGTTCTGTTTCATACCAGAATGTGCATGAAGCAGTGTTTTGTTTGCGCTTGTATGAGTACCTACAGAAAACCTTAAAATCTTTGGGTGTGCCAAAAATCACAGTTGGTATAATAACACCATACAAGCTGCAATTAAAATGCCTACAACGTGAGTTTGAGAGTGTTCTAAGGACAGAGGAAGGGAAGAgggatatatatattaatactgTAGATGCTTTCCAGGGCCAGGAACGTGATGTTATTATTATGTCTTGTGTCCGTGCCTCAAGTCATGGGGTGGGCTTTGTTGCAGATATTCGACGAATGAATGTTGCTCTTACTCGTGCTAGAAGGGCTTTGTGG GTTATGGGTAATGCCAGTGCTCTGGTACAATCAGATGACTGGGCAGCCTTAATTGCTGATGCCAAAGCTAGGAATTGTTATATGGACATGGATTCTCTCCCCAAGGACTTCACAAAAGACTTGCTCCCCAAAGAATTTTCAGGGCCAAGGGGACTTTACTCTCCATCACAGGGTAAGGCTTCTAATATGAGAGGTTTAAGGTCTGCTGGACCAAGACATAGATCACTTGATATGCACATGGAATCCAGGTCAGGAACACCATCAGAGGATGAAGATAAGTCAGGCACAACTGTAATTTCTAGGAATGGGAATTATCGGCCATTTAAGTCGCCACTGGATActtttttggatgattttcaTCCGTCAGGTGACAAATCTAGAGAGGCCTGGCAATATGGTATACTGAAGAAGCAAAATTCTGCTGGTACAATGGGGAAAAGAGAGTCCTAG
- the LOC107957734 gene encoding probable helicase MAGATAMA 3 isoform X4: MGSRGRLLFDLNEPPAEDDEESDRGICIQPQKALPSANPHATDLFVTSSGSQRIANNHAFSHASTGSGFQPFIRPKVSPSPEVGVEPKRTGDQNSNLASSSSRSNISGEIKSQVAASFVSGSANAQAMEREEGEWSDAEGTADAYGNFCMHEEVKASQEQGVQELESNALGVTVESVSAAENSHSPLRLEQHLNEQKGNSVQIAEGDSKDNISVDGQEEPVLVPKQREVKGIEASHALKFANNPVKRKIDQQKEAMLGKKRNRKTMFLNLEDVKQAGPIKTSTPRRQNFPTPVITRTVKEVRTNPQSGERAGEKQGQPINEDQKQVDLPCNDGINPAVELFDHKSECDGDTSSGLLARPRRLNSDTELSEAHLPPIPRQSSWKQPDSRQLKNMQFSNRKPAPVNQSSVDTKMVNKKHLPSKKTTATSTPYQDTSVERLIREVTSEKFWHHPEDTDLQCVPGRFESVEDYVRVFEPLLFEECRAQLYSTWEELTESASRDTHIMVRIKNIERRERGWYDVIVLPANECKWVFKEGDVAVLSAPRPGSVRNKRNSSTIEEDEDTEVNGRVVGTVRRHIPLDTRDPIGAIVHFYVGDSYDSSSKVDDDHILRKLQPRSLWYLTVLGSLATTQREYVALHAFCRLNSQMQTAILKPSPDHFPKYEQQSPAMPECFTPNFIDYLHRTFNGPQLAAIQWAATHTAAGTSSGVTKRQEPWPFTLVQGPPGTGKTHTVWGMLNVIHLVQYQHYYTSLLKKLAPESYKQANESNPDNVAMGSIDEVLQNMDQNLFRTLPKLCPKPRMLVCAPSNAATDELLARVLDRGFIDGEMKIYRPDVARVGVDSQTRAAQAVSVERRTEQLLLKNRDEIFGHIQTLKAREAMLSQQIATLQRELTAAAVTVRSQGSVGVDPEILLARDQNRDVLLQNLAAVVESRDKVLVEMSRLLILEAKFRVGSNFNLEGARANLEASFANEAEIVFTTVSSSGRKLFSRLTHGFDMVVIDEAAQASEVAILPPLSLGAARCVLVGDPQQLPATVISKAAGTLLYSRSLFERFQQAGCPTRLLSVQYRMHPQIRDFPSRYFYQGRLIDSESVANLPDEVYYKDPLLKPYLFYDITHGRESHRGGSVSYQNVHEAVFCLRLYEYLQKTLKSLGVPKITVGIITPYKLQLKCLQREFESVLRTEEGKRDIYINTVDAFQGQERDVIIMSCVRASSHGVGFVADIRRMNVALTRARRALWVMGNASALVQSDDWAALIADAKARNCYMDMDSLPKDFTKDLLPKEFSGPRGLYSPSQGQEHHQRMKISQAQL; this comes from the exons ATGGGCTCTCGAGGAAGACTATTATTTGATCTTAATGAACCTCCCGCCGAAGACGATGAGGAGAGTGATCGAGGTATCTGCATCCAGCCACAAAAGGCACTTCCATCAGCAAATCCCCATGCTACTGACTTGTTTGTGACATCATCAGGTTCTCAACGAATAGCAAATAACCATGCATTCTCACATGCATCTACTGGCTCAGGTTTTCAGCCTTTTATTCGGCCTAAAGTTTCTCCTAGCCCTGAAGTAGGTGTTGAACCCAAAAGAACAGGCGATCAGAATTCTAATTTGGCGTCGTCTTCTTCAAGGTCAAATATTAGTGGGGAGATAAAATCACAAGTAGCAGCTTCATTTGTTTCAGGTTCTGCAAATGCTCAGGCCATGGAAAGAGAAGAAGGTGAATGGTCTGATGCTGAGGGGACTGCTGATGCATATGGAAACTTTTGTATGCATGAAGAGGTTAAAGCTTCTCAAGAACAAGGTGTACAGGAATTGGAGTCTAATGCTTTAGGTGTGACTGTTGAAAGTGTTAGTGCAGCTGAAAACAGTCATTCTCCATTAAGACTGGAGCAACATCTGAATGAACAGAAGGGCAACAGTGTCCAAATTGCAGAAGGTGACAGTAAAGATAATATATCTGTTGATGGTCAAGAAGAACCTGTGTTGGTGCCAAAACAGAGAGAAGTTAAAGGAATTGAAGCAAGTCATGCGCTGAAGTTTGCAAATAATCCTGTAAAGAGGAAGATAGACCAACAGAAAGAAGCAATGCTGGGAAAGAAACGGAATAGGAAGACCATGTTTCTTAATTTGGAAGATGTCAAACAAGCTGGTCCTATCAAAACGTCTACTCCAAGAAGGCAGAACTTTCCAACACCAGTTATCACACGTACTGTGAAAGAAGTTCGCACTAATCCTCAATCTGGTGAACGTGCTGGAGAAAAGCAAGGTCAGCCAATAAATGAGGATCAGAAGCAAGTTGATTTACCATGTAATGATGGAATTAACCCTGCAGTCGAGTTATTTGATCATAAGTCTGAATGTGATGGTGATACCAGTTCTGGACTACTTGCCAGGCCTAGGAGGTTAAATAGTGACACTGAACTTTCAGAGGCTCATCTACCTCCCATACCAAGACAGAGTTCATGGAAGCAACCTGATTCGAGGCAGCTTAAGAATATGCAGTTTTCTAATAGAAAGCCAGCTCCAGTCAACCAAAGCTCTGTGGACACCAAGATGGTAAATAAGAAACATCTTCCTTCTAAAAAGACAACTGCTACCAGTACACCGTATCAGGACACATCTGTGGAACGCCTTATACGAGAGGTGACCAGTGAAAAGTTTTGGCATCACCCAG AGGATACTGATCTCCAGTGCGTTCCTGGGCGGTTTGAATCTGTAGAAGATTATGTCAGAGTATTTGAGCCTCTACTTTTTGAGGAATGTCGTGCACAACTGTACAGCACATGGGAAGAGTTAACTGAATCAGCTTCAAGAGATACACATATAATGGTCCGCATCAAAAACATTGAACGGCGAGAAAGAG GATGGTATGATGTGATCGTTCTTCCTGCTAATGAATGTAAGTGGGTATTTAAGGAGGGTGATGTTGCAGTTCTATCAGCTCCAAGGCCTGGATCAG TTAGAAACAAGCGCAACTCATCTacaattgaagaagatgaagacaCTGAGGTTAATGGACGTGTGGTTGGAACTGTTAGGCGGCACATACCCCTTGATACTCGTGATCCTATTGGTGCAATTGTTCACTTTTATGTTGGTGATTCCTATGATTCAAGCAG CAAGGTTGATGATGATCACATTCTGAGGAAACTTCAACCTAGGTCGCTTTGGTATCTGACAGTTCTTGGATCTCTTGCAACGACCCAGCGTGAGTATGTGGCATTGCATGCATTTTGTCGTCTTAATTCTCAG ATGCAAACTGCTATCCTTAAACCTAGCCCAGATCACTTCCCAAAATATGAGCAGCAATCTCCAGCTATGCCTGAATGCTTCACaccaaattttattgattatttacATAGGACCTTTAATGGGCCTCAGCTTGCAGCAATCCAGTGGGCAGCTACACATACAGCTGCTGGAACAAGTAGTGGGGTGACAAAGAGACAAGAGCCATGGCCTTTCACCCTTGTTCAAGGGCCTCCAGGAACTGGCAAGACACATACAGTCTGGGGGATGCTAAATGTCATTCATCTGGTTCAATATCAGCACTACTATACCTCCTTGCTAAAGAAATTAGCACCTGAGAGCTATAAACAAGCTAATGAGAGTAATCCTGATAACGTTGCAATGGGATCGATTGATGAAGTCCTCCAGAACATGGACCAGAATCTTTTCCGCACCCTTCCTAAACTCTGCCCAAAACCTAGAATGCTGGTTTGTGCTCCTTCTAATGCTGCAACTGATGAGCTTCTTGCCCGTGTTCTTGATCGAGGATTTATTGATGGTGAGATGAAAATCTACCGTCCTGATGTGGCCCGAGTTGGGGTAGACTCTCAAACACGGGCTGCTCAGGCAGTTTCTGTTGAGCGGAGAACTGAACAACTTCTACTCAAGAACCGTGATGAAATTTTTGGACATATTCAGACTTTAAAGGCTCGTGAAGCCATGTTATCTCAGCAGATTGCTACTCTTCAAAGGGAACTTACTGCTGCAGCTGTTACTGTTCGGTCCCAAGGTTCTGTTGGTGTTGATCCTGAAATTCTTCTTGCTCGGGATCAGAACCGAGATGTACTGTTGCAGAACTTGGCTGCAGTTGTTGAAAGCAGAGATAAGGTTCTAGTTGAGATGTCTCGCCTTCTCATTTTAGAAGCTAAGTTCCGTGTTGGCAGTAACTTCAACTTGGAAGGAGCCCGTGCTAATCTTGAGGCTAGTTTTGCCAATGAGGCTGAGATTGTATTTACTACTGTCTCAAGTAGTGGGCGTAAATTATTCTCTCGCCTTACTCATGGTTTTGATATGGTTGTAATTGATGAGGCTGCTCAAGCCAGTGAAGTTGCAATACTTCCTCCCCTCTCTCTTGGTGCAGCAAGATGTGTACTTGTTGGGGATCCCCAGCAACTCCCTGCAACTGTCATCAGCAAGGCTGCTGGGACCCTCCTATACAGTAGAAGCCTTTTTGAAAGGTTCCAGCAAGCAGGGTGCCCAACAAGGTTGTTATCTGTGCAATATAGGATGCATCCCCAGATCAGGGATTTCCCATCTAGGTACTTCTATCAAGGACGTCTTATTGATAGTGAAAGTGTTGCCAACTTACCTGACGAGGTTTACTACAAGGACCCTTTGCTTAaaccttatttattttatgatattactCATGGCCGAGAGTCCCATAGAGGTGGTTCTGTTTCATACCAGAATGTGCATGAAGCAGTGTTTTGTTTGCGCTTGTATGAGTACCTACAGAAAACCTTAAAATCTTTGGGTGTGCCAAAAATCACAGTTGGTATAATAACACCATACAAGCTGCAATTAAAATGCCTACAACGTGAGTTTGAGAGTGTTCTAAGGACAGAGGAAGGGAAGAgggatatatatattaatactgTAGATGCTTTCCAGGGCCAGGAACGTGATGTTATTATTATGTCTTGTGTCCGTGCCTCAAGTCATGGGGTGGGCTTTGTTGCAGATATTCGACGAATGAATGTTGCTCTTACTCGTGCTAGAAGGGCTTTGTGG GTTATGGGTAATGCCAGTGCTCTGGTACAATCAGATGACTGGGCAGCCTTAATTGCTGATGCCAAAGCTAGGAATTGTTATATGGACATGGATTCTCTCCCCAAGGACTTCACAAAAGACTTGCTCCCCAAAGAATTTTCAGGGCCAAGGGGACTTTACTCTCCATCACAGG GTCAGGAACACCATCAGAGGATGAAGATAAGTCAGGCACAACTGTAA